In Balaenoptera acutorostrata chromosome 19, mBalAcu1.1, whole genome shotgun sequence, the following proteins share a genomic window:
- the VPS35 gene encoding vacuolar protein sorting-associated protein 35, whose translation MPTTQQSPQDEQEKLLDEAIQAVKVQSFQMKRCLDKNKLMDALKHASNMLGELRTSMLSPKSYYELYMAISDELHYLEVYLTDEFAKGRKVADLYELVQYAGNIIPRLYLLITVGVVYVKSFPQSRKDILKDLVEMCRGVQHPLRGLFLRNYLLQCTRNILPDEGEPTDEETTGDISDSMDFVLLNFAEMNKLWVRMQHQGHSRDREKRERERQELRILVGTNLVRLSQLEGVNVERYKQIVLTGILEQVVNCRDALAQEYLMECIIQVFPDEFHLQTLNPFLRACAELHQNVNVKNIIIALIDRLALFAHREDGPGIPTDIKLFDIFSQQVATVIQSRQDMPSEDVVSLQVSLINLAMKCYPDRVDYVDKVLETTVEIFNKLNLEHIATSSAVSKELTRLLKIPVDTYNNILTVLKLKHFHPLFEYFDYESRKSMSCYVLSNVLDFNTEIVSQDQVDSIMNLVSTLIQDQPDQPVEDPDPEDFADEQSLVGRFIHLLRSEDPDQQYLILNTARKHFGAGGNQRIRFTLPPLVFAAYQLAFRYKENSKVDDKWEKKCQKIFSFAHQTISALIKAELAELPLRLFLQGALAAGEIGFENHETVAYEFMSQAFSLYEDEISDSKAQLAAITLIIGTFERMKCFSEENHEPLRTQCALAASKLLKKPDQGRAVSTCAHLFWSGRNTDKNGEELHGGKRVMECLKKALKIANQCMDPSLQVQLFIEILNRYIYFYEKENDAVTIQVLNQLIQKIREDLPNLESSEETEQINKHFHNTLEHLRLRRESPESEGPIYEGLVL comes from the exons ccTACAACACAGCAGTCACCTCAGGATGAGCAGGAAAAGCTCTTGGATGAAGCCATACAGGCTGTGAAGGTCCAGTCATTCCAGATGAAGAGATGCCTG GACAAAAACAAGCTTATGGATGCTCTGAAACATGCTTCTAATATGCTTGGTGAACTCCGGACTTCTATGTTATCACCAAAGAGCTACTATGAACTTT ATATGGCTATTTCTGATGAACTGCACTACTTGGAAGTTTACCTGACAGATGAGTTTGCTAAAGGAAGAAAAGTGGCAGATCTCTATGAACTTGTACAGTATGCTGGAAACATTATCCCAAGGCT TTATCTGTTGATCACAGTTGGAGTTGTATATGTCAAGTCATTTCCTCAGTCCAGGAAAGATATTTTGAAAGACTTAGTAGAAATGTGCCGAGGTGTGCAGCACCCCTTGAGAGGTCTATTTCTTCGAAATTATCTACTTCAGTGTACCAGAAACATCTTACCTGATGAAGGAGAGCCAACAGA TGAAGAAACAACTGGTGATATCAGTGATTCCATGGATTTTGTACTCCTCAACTTTGCAGAAATGAACAAGCTCTGGGTTCGAATGCAGCATCAGGGACATAGCCGagatagagaaaaaagagaacGAGAAAGACAAGAACTAAGAATTTTAGTGGGAACAAATTTGGTACGCCTCAGTCAGTTGGAAGGTGTAAATGTGGAACGTTACAAACAG attgTTTTAACTGGCATATTGGAGCAAGTTGTGAATTGCAGGGATGCTTTGGCTCAAGAATATCTCATGGAGTGTATTATTCAG GTTTTCCCTGATGAATTCCACCTTCAAACTTTGAATCCTTTTCTTCGGGCCTGTGCTGAGTTACACCAAAATGTAAATGTGAAAAACATAATCATTGCTTTAATTGATAG attagcTTTATTTGCTCACCGTGAAGATGGACCTGGAATTCCAACAGATATTAAACTTTTTGACATATTTTCACAGCAGGTGGCTACAGTAATACAG TCTAGACAAGACATGCCTTCGGAGGACGTTGTGTCTTTACAAGTCTCTCTCATTAATCTCGCTATGAAGTGTTATCCTGATCGTGTGGACTACGTTGATAAAGTTCTAGAAACAACAGTGGAGATATTTAATAAGCTCAACCTTGAACA TATTGCTACCAGTAGTGCAGTTTCAAAGGAGCTCACCAGACTTTTGAAGATACCTGTTGACACTTACAACAATATTTTAACAGtcttgaaattaaaacattttcacccACTCTTTGAGTACTTTGACTACGAGTCCAGAAAAAGCATGAGTTGTTATGTGCTTAGTAATGTTCTGGATTTTAACACAGAAATTGTCTCTCAAGACCAG GTGGATTCCATAATGAATTTGGTATCCACGTTGATTCAGGATCAGCCAGATCAACCTGTAGAAGACCCTGACCCAGAGGACTTTGCTGATGAGCAGAGCCTTGTGGGCAGATTCATTCATCTTCTACGGTCTGAGGACCCTGATCAGCAGTACTTG ATTTTAAACACAGCACGAAAACATTTTGGAGCTGGTGGAAATCAACGGATTCGCTTTACACTGCCACCTTTGGTATTTGCAGCTTACCAGCTGGCTTTTCGCTACAAAGAGAATTCTAAAGTG gatgacaaatgggaaaagaaatgcCAGAAGATTTTTTCATTTGCTCACCAGACGATCAGTGCTTTGATCAAAGCAGAGCTGGCAGAATTACCCTTAAGACTTTTTCTTCAGGGGGCTCTAGCTGCTGGAGAAATTGGTTTTGAAAATCATGAAACAGTAGCATATGAATTTATGTCCCAG GCATTTTCTCTGTATGAAGATGAAATCAGCGATTCCAAAGCACAGCTGGCTGCCATCACCTTGATCATTGGTACTTTTGAGAGGATGAAGTGCTTCAGTGAAGAAAATCATGAACCCTTGAGGACTCAGTGTGCTCTTGCTGCATCCAAGCTTCTGAAGAAACCTGATCAGGGCCGAGCTGTGAGCACCTGTGCACATCTCTTCTGGTCTGGcagaaacacagacaaaaatggGGAGGAG CTTCACGGAGGCAAGAGGGTAATGGAATGCCTAAAGAAAGCTCTAAAAATAGCAAATCAGTGCATGGACCCCTCTCTACAAGTGCAACTTTTTATAGAAATTCTGAACAGATATATCTATttttatgaaaaggaaaatgatgcG GTCACGATTCAGGTTTTGAATCAGCTTATCCAAAAGATTCGAGAAGACCTCCCAAATCTTGAGTCCAGTGAAGAAACAGAACAGATTAACAAACATTTTCATAACACACTGGAGCATTTGCGCTTGAGGCGGGAATCACCGGAATCTGAGGGGCCAATTTACGAGGGTCTCGTCCTTTAG